A genomic window from Flavobacterium sp. I3-2 includes:
- a CDS encoding UDP-N-acetylmuramoyl-L-alanyl-D-glutamate--2,6-diaminopimelate ligase — protein MKNLETILANVLTKSIIGSVQIAIDVLTFDSRSVVPSTLFVAVKGTEVDGHSYIQKAIDLGASVIVCEILPSKLVDEVTYIEVENSNEALAHLASNFYDNPSTKLKLVGVTGTNGKTTIATLLYNLFMQAGFQVGLLSTVKVMIGSETHPATHTTPDSIAINKYLSHMVESGCQYCFMEVSSHGIAQKRTAALDFDGGIFTNLSHDHLDYHKTFAEYRDVKKSFFDQLEKNAFAITNADDKNGEFMLQNCKAKKLSYGLKNVADIHGQVLESQISGMLMRIQNNEIWVQLIGSFNASNLLAVYTAAINLGLSEEEVLLQLSTLKSVSGRFQYFVSEDKITAIVDYAHTPDALENVLKTIEEIRTRNEQLITIVGCGGNRDKTKRPEMGQIASEMSNQVIFTSDNPRNEDPMVILSEIESGVEAHNVRKVLTIEDRAQAIKTACKLAKAGDIILIAGKGHEDYQEIKGVKHHFNDYELVQEFLKK, from the coding sequence TTGAAAAATTTAGAAACTATATTAGCAAACGTTTTAACAAAATCAATAATTGGTTCTGTTCAAATTGCTATTGATGTCTTAACGTTCGATTCTCGATCAGTTGTGCCTTCGACTCTTTTTGTTGCCGTTAAAGGAACAGAAGTTGACGGACACAGCTACATTCAAAAAGCTATTGATTTAGGTGCTTCTGTTATTGTTTGTGAAATTTTACCAAGTAAACTTGTTGATGAAGTCACATACATAGAAGTTGAAAATTCTAATGAAGCACTAGCTCATTTAGCTTCGAATTTTTATGATAATCCGTCAACTAAATTAAAATTAGTTGGTGTTACAGGAACAAATGGAAAAACAACCATTGCAACCTTGCTGTATAATTTATTTATGCAAGCAGGTTTTCAAGTTGGTTTACTTTCGACTGTAAAAGTTATGATTGGTTCAGAAACACACCCAGCAACGCATACAACTCCTGATTCAATTGCTATAAATAAGTATTTATCTCATATGGTTGAATCAGGGTGTCAATATTGTTTTATGGAAGTGAGTTCACACGGTATTGCACAAAAACGAACAGCAGCTTTAGATTTTGATGGTGGTATTTTTACCAATCTTTCTCACGATCATTTAGATTATCATAAAACGTTTGCAGAATATCGCGATGTTAAAAAAAGTTTCTTTGATCAACTAGAAAAAAATGCTTTCGCTATTACCAATGCCGATGATAAAAATGGCGAATTCATGCTACAAAATTGTAAAGCTAAAAAGCTATCTTACGGTTTAAAGAATGTTGCAGATATTCATGGTCAAGTATTAGAAAGTCAAATTTCGGGAATGTTAATGCGCATTCAAAACAATGAAATTTGGGTTCAATTAATAGGTTCATTTAATGCATCAAATTTATTAGCAGTTTACACAGCAGCTATAAATTTAGGATTGTCTGAAGAAGAAGTGCTGTTACAATTAAGTACGTTAAAAAGTGTTTCAGGACGTTTTCAATATTTCGTGTCAGAAGATAAAATTACGGCAATTGTTGATTATGCTCATACACCAGATGCGTTAGAAAATGTATTGAAAACCATTGAAGAAATACGTACAAGAAACGAACAATTAATTACTATCGTGGGATGCGGTGGTAATCGAGATAAAACGAAACGTCCAGAAATGGGACAAATTGCAAGTGAAATGAGCAACCAAGTCATTTTTACTTCAGATAATCCAAGAAATGAAGATCCGATGGTAATTCTTTCTGAGATTGAATCAGGAGTGGAAGCTCATAACGTGAGAAAAGTTCTTACAATCGAAGATCGTGCTCAGGCTATAAAAACAGCTTGTAAGTTAGCAAAAGCTGGTGATATCATATTAATTGCTGGTAAAGGTCACGAAGATTATCAAGAAATTAAAGGAGTAAAACACCATTTCAATGATTATGAATTGGTTCAAGAATTTTTAAAAAAATAA
- the mraY gene encoding phospho-N-acetylmuramoyl-pentapeptide-transferase, with amino-acid sequence MLYYIFQYLGENYDIPGARLFQYITFRSGMAILFSLLISTIFGKRIIDFLRKKQIGETVRELGLEGQNEKAGTPTMGGIIIIISTLIPVLLFAKLDNIYILLLILTTIWMGAIGFLDDYIKIFKKDKEGLKGRFKVIGQIGLGIIVGGILYFHPSVTVRDTPSILLETEVISKYDVKSTATTIPFFKNNEFDYGQLISWMGDGYENYVWLIFIPIVIFIVTAVSNGANLTDGIDGLAAGTSAITVLALAAFTFISGNFVLSNYLNVMYIPNSGEMTIFIAAFVGALIGFLWYNTYPAQVFMGDTGSLTIGGIIAVIAIAVRKELLIPVLCGVFLVENLSVVLQVSYFKYTKKRFGEGRRIFLMSPLHHHFQKKGYHESKIVTRFWIVAIFLAIFCVISLKLR; translated from the coding sequence ATGTTATATTATATATTTCAATATTTAGGCGAAAACTATGATATTCCTGGAGCGAGATTGTTTCAGTATATAACCTTTCGTTCTGGAATGGCAATTTTATTTTCGTTATTGATTTCTACAATTTTTGGAAAACGTATTATAGATTTCTTACGTAAAAAACAAATTGGAGAAACAGTTCGTGAGCTTGGTTTAGAAGGGCAAAATGAAAAAGCAGGTACACCAACAATGGGTGGAATTATCATTATTATTTCCACATTAATTCCAGTTTTGTTATTTGCAAAGTTAGATAACATTTATATTTTACTTTTGATTTTGACTACCATTTGGATGGGAGCTATTGGTTTTCTTGATGATTATATTAAGATCTTTAAAAAAGATAAAGAAGGTTTAAAAGGAAGATTCAAAGTTATTGGTCAGATTGGATTGGGAATAATAGTTGGAGGGATTTTATATTTCCATCCAAGTGTTACAGTTAGAGATACTCCAAGTATTCTTTTAGAAACAGAAGTAATCAGTAAATACGATGTTAAGTCAACAGCTACGACAATTCCTTTTTTTAAAAATAATGAGTTCGATTACGGACAATTAATTTCATGGATGGGTGATGGATATGAAAATTATGTTTGGTTGATTTTTATTCCAATTGTAATTTTTATTGTAACAGCAGTTTCAAATGGAGCTAATTTAACAGATGGAATTGATGGTTTGGCCGCCGGAACCTCAGCAATAACCGTTTTGGCTTTAGCAGCATTTACATTTATTTCAGGAAACTTTGTTCTATCAAATTATCTAAATGTCATGTATATTCCCAATTCTGGAGAAATGACCATTTTTATTGCCGCCTTTGTTGGTGCTCTAATCGGATTTTTGTGGTACAATACATATCCAGCTCAAGTTTTTATGGGCGACACAGGAAGTTTAACTATTGGTGGAATCATAGCTGTGATTGCAATCGCGGTTCGTAAAGAACTATTAATTCCTGTTTTATGTGGTGTTTTCTTAGTAGAAAATTTGTCTGTTGTATTACAAGTGAGTTATTTCAAATACACAAAAAAGAGATTTGGTGAAGGAAGAAGAATCTTTTTAATGTCGCCTTTACATCATCACTTTCAGAAAAAAGGATATCACGAAAGTAAAATCGTAACTCGTTTCTGGATTGTAGCCATTTTCTTAGCTATTTTTTGTGTGATTTCATTAAAATTAAGATAG
- a CDS encoding FtsL-like putative cell division protein: MNIYNIIKAKYLVEGHSIYNWLFIIYVVLWALVLIANNHFYEQKTMNLRDLNEEVKEMRSEFVDRRSELMQLKMESTISRKMETLEIFPSSVPPKKIKVVVEKEEKGFFDLWD; encoded by the coding sequence ATGAACATATATAATATCATAAAAGCCAAATATTTAGTAGAAGGACATTCTATTTATAATTGGCTATTTATTATTTATGTGGTTTTGTGGGCGCTTGTTTTGATTGCGAATAATCATTTTTATGAGCAAAAGACAATGAATCTACGAGATTTGAATGAAGAAGTAAAAGAAATGCGCTCTGAGTTTGTGGACCGTCGTTCTGAGTTGATGCAATTAAAAATGGAGTCAACAATTTCAAGAAAAATGGAAACATTAGAAATTTTTCCATCGAGCGTTCCTCCAAAAAAAATAAAAGTAGTTGTAGAAAAAGAAGAAAAAGGATTTTTTGATTTATGGGATTAG
- the rsmH gene encoding 16S rRNA (cytosine(1402)-N(4))-methyltransferase RsmH has protein sequence MENNEYHNPVLLKETVDGLNIKPDGVYVDVTFGGGGHSREIMRRLGPNGKLFAFDQDEDALANIIEDDRFQLINENFRFIKRYLRFHGIKQVDGILADLGVSSHQFDVAERGFSTRFEAELDMRMNQKGDLSAYNVINDYDESQIASVLSQYGELTNARAMASAIVTARLEGEIKNSEQLKLILSRFLPGHKSNKILAQIYQAIRIEVNQEMDVLKEFLEQSLEILAPNGRLSVISYHSLEDRLVKRYMKNGMFEGEPEKDMFGRFEVPFKLIGKMIIPSDEEIKINNRARSAKLRIAEKNK, from the coding sequence ATGGAGAATAACGAATATCACAATCCGGTTTTATTAAAAGAAACAGTTGATGGCTTGAATATTAAACCAGACGGAGTTTACGTGGATGTGACTTTCGGTGGTGGTGGACATTCAAGAGAAATAATGAGAAGGTTAGGACCAAACGGAAAATTGTTTGCTTTTGACCAAGATGAAGATGCCTTAGCTAATATTATAGAAGATGACCGTTTTCAATTAATAAATGAAAATTTCAGATTCATAAAAAGATATCTACGTTTTCACGGAATCAAACAAGTTGATGGAATTTTAGCAGATTTAGGTGTTTCATCTCATCAGTTTGATGTTGCAGAACGTGGTTTTTCGACTCGATTTGAAGCTGAATTGGATATGCGAATGAATCAGAAAGGAGATTTGTCTGCATATAATGTTATAAATGATTATGACGAAAGTCAAATTGCAAGCGTGCTTTCGCAATATGGCGAACTTACTAACGCAAGAGCAATGGCTTCTGCGATTGTAACTGCTCGTTTAGAAGGTGAAATCAAAAACTCTGAACAGTTAAAACTGATTTTGTCGCGTTTTTTGCCTGGACATAAAAGCAATAAGATTTTAGCTCAAATATATCAAGCAATCCGAATTGAAGTAAATCAAGAAATGGATGTTTTAAAAGAATTCTTAGAACAATCTTTAGAGATTTTAGCTCCAAACGGAAGGTTAAGTGTAATTTCTTATCATTCTTTAGAAGATCGTTTAGTTAAACGATACATGAAAAACGGAATGTTTGAAGGTGAACCAGAAAAAGATATGTTTGGACGTTTTGAAGTGCCGTTCAAATTAATCGGTAAAATGATTATTCCTTCTGATGAAGAGATAAAAATAAATAATAGGGCGCGCAGCGCAAAATTGAGAATAGCAGAAAAAAATAAATGA
- a CDS encoding penicillin-binding protein produces the protein MGLANKNENNRAYLVFGFMLLICFGIFAKMTIIQFKDGEKWRSKADSLTIKDESIPANRGNIYSADGSLLATSIPKYSIYFDPFAPSDENFEKNIKPLSDSLARFLRKKTSGQYESDFRRARSNKKRYLHIATKLSYTDYMRLKSFPLFNLGKNKGGMIIDQVNVREYPMGMIANRTIGYERINDDGSITRKGVEAAFTDYLTGKEGRRKVQKMSKRLWKPIGDENEIDPKDGLDIITTIDVYIQDIAHHALLKALEDFGAHHGTVIVMETETGHIKAISNLGLGENGSYSETINYAVVEKHDPGSTFKLASYLALLDSGKVDTATVYDTHNGIVTFSGKRVRDSNRRGYGKISLARGFEVSSNTVVTQAVNEAFKDNPKQFTDKLESFGFNKPLGIDLLGEASSYIPVPGDRNWSKIALPWMAYGYGILVTPLQTLTLYNAVANDGKMVKPQFVQEIRDVNNSVKVFETQVINPQIVKPQVIGEMQDVLKNVMKKKGGTGHRLYSTDFSMAGKTGTAQMNYGKSGGGMYYASSFVGYFPAEEPKYSCIVVIHRPTKKSYYGGDVAGPVFKRLAQKIFTDVPSMKEIKNIDKVLPEVNKKYEKYYATVKTVGNKMPNVIGLSPMDAIAILENLGVRVKTTGFGKVKSQSVSEGQTIDKTQTIILELS, from the coding sequence ATGGGATTAGCTAACAAAAACGAAAATAATAGAGCTTATTTAGTTTTCGGTTTTATGTTGCTGATTTGCTTCGGGATTTTTGCCAAAATGACCATTATTCAATTTAAAGATGGTGAAAAATGGAGAAGTAAGGCAGACAGTTTAACCATTAAAGATGAAAGTATTCCTGCTAATAGAGGTAATATTTATTCGGCAGATGGAAGTCTATTGGCTACATCGATTCCAAAATACTCTATTTATTTCGACCCTTTTGCTCCAAGTGATGAAAATTTTGAAAAAAATATAAAGCCATTATCCGATTCATTAGCAAGATTCTTAAGGAAAAAAACATCAGGTCAATACGAATCTGATTTTAGAAGAGCTCGTTCTAACAAAAAAAGATATTTACACATCGCAACCAAGTTGAGTTACACCGACTATATGCGTTTAAAGTCATTTCCGCTTTTTAATTTAGGTAAAAATAAAGGGGGGATGATTATTGATCAAGTGAATGTTCGTGAATATCCGATGGGAATGATTGCAAATAGAACTATTGGGTATGAGCGTATTAATGATGATGGTTCGATAACAAGAAAAGGTGTTGAAGCTGCTTTTACAGATTATTTGACAGGAAAGGAAGGTCGTCGAAAAGTTCAAAAAATGTCGAAACGTTTATGGAAACCGATTGGTGATGAAAATGAAATTGATCCCAAAGATGGTTTAGATATCATAACAACGATTGACGTTTATATACAAGATATTGCACATCATGCGCTTCTGAAAGCTTTGGAAGATTTTGGTGCACATCATGGAACAGTTATCGTGATGGAAACTGAGACTGGACATATTAAGGCAATTTCTAATTTAGGATTAGGTGAAAACGGAAGTTATTCAGAAACAATAAACTATGCTGTAGTTGAAAAACATGATCCAGGATCAACATTTAAGTTAGCTTCTTATTTAGCTTTACTTGATTCAGGAAAAGTAGATACAGCAACTGTTTATGATACACATAACGGAATAGTTACTTTTTCTGGAAAACGAGTTAGAGATTCTAATCGTAGAGGTTATGGTAAGATTTCCTTAGCCCGTGGTTTTGAAGTTTCTTCAAACACTGTAGTTACGCAAGCAGTAAACGAAGCGTTTAAAGATAATCCAAAACAGTTTACAGATAAACTAGAGAGTTTTGGATTTAATAAGCCACTTGGAATCGATTTGTTAGGTGAAGCTTCTTCTTATATTCCAGTTCCTGGAGATCGTAATTGGAGTAAGATTGCCTTACCTTGGATGGCATATGGATATGGTATTTTAGTAACTCCGTTGCAAACATTAACGCTTTATAACGCAGTTGCAAATGACGGAAAAATGGTTAAACCACAATTTGTTCAAGAAATACGAGATGTTAATAATTCAGTAAAGGTATTTGAAACGCAAGTAATCAATCCGCAAATTGTAAAACCTCAAGTAATCGGTGAGATGCAAGATGTTTTGAAAAATGTAATGAAGAAAAAAGGAGGTACTGGACATCGTCTTTATTCAACAGATTTTTCAATGGCAGGTAAGACAGGAACGGCTCAAATGAATTATGGTAAAAGTGGAGGAGGAATGTATTATGCTTCTTCGTTTGTTGGATATTTTCCAGCTGAGGAACCTAAATATTCTTGCATCGTTGTAATCCACAGACCAACCAAAAAAAGCTATTACGGAGGTGATGTTGCAGGGCCGGTATTCAAACGTTTAGCGCAAAAAATATTTACTGATGTACCTTCAATGAAAGAAATCAAGAATATTGATAAAGTACTTCCGGAGGTAAATAAAAAATATGAAAAATATTATGCTACTGTTAAAACAGTAGGTAACAAAATGCCAAATGTAATTGGTTTAAGTCCGATGGATGCAATTGCCATTTTAGAAAATTTAGGAGTTAGAGTAAAAACAACTGGCTTCGGAAAAGTAAAATCTCAGTCTGTTTCAGAAGGACAAACGATAGATAAAACACAAACAATTATATTAGAGTTATCTTGA
- the murD gene encoding UDP-N-acetylmuramoyl-L-alanine--D-glutamate ligase, with protein MKLVVLGGGESGVGTAILGKQKGYEVFLSDAGFIKDHYKNVLNTEGIEWEENQHSVERILQADVVMKSPGIPDKVQIIKDLHAKGIKVISEIEFAYPFAKNISIGITGSNGKTTTTLLTHHVLKQAGLDIGIAGNIGDSYAQQIAENPECPYVLELSSFQLDGIENYKPHIAIITNLSPDHLDRYNYEYQNYIDAKFRITMNQTAEDYLIYDADDIEIQKWLTNNKTKAQLVPFSLTQVLEQGAYLKDNNIIAMIKEENVTIPTNEIAIEGKHNVKNAMAATLVAQMMRVRKQTIRESLSNFDGVPHRLEKVNRVNKVLYINDSKATNVNATYFALESVNAPTIWIVGGVDKGNDYDELMSFVNEKVKAIICLGLDNEKIKHAFASVVDVMLEATSMKDAVSLAHKMSEEGDTVLLSPCCASFDLFKSYEDRGDQFKEEVNKL; from the coding sequence ATGAAGTTAGTTGTACTTGGTGGAGGTGAAAGCGGTGTAGGAACTGCAATCCTTGGAAAGCAAAAAGGTTATGAAGTTTTTTTATCTGATGCGGGTTTCATTAAAGATCATTACAAAAATGTTTTAAATACCGAAGGCATTGAATGGGAAGAAAATCAGCATTCGGTTGAACGAATTCTTCAAGCTGATGTCGTTATGAAAAGTCCCGGAATTCCGGATAAGGTTCAAATCATAAAAGATTTACATGCTAAAGGAATAAAAGTGATTTCTGAAATTGAATTTGCTTATCCATTTGCTAAAAACATTTCAATCGGAATTACAGGAAGCAACGGTAAAACCACAACAACTTTGCTAACGCATCACGTTCTTAAACAAGCCGGATTAGATATTGGTATCGCAGGAAACATCGGAGATAGTTATGCACAACAAATTGCAGAAAATCCAGAATGTCCTTATGTGCTAGAATTAAGTAGTTTCCAATTAGATGGAATCGAAAATTACAAGCCACATATTGCAATCATTACCAATTTAAGTCCTGATCATTTAGATCGATACAATTACGAATATCAAAATTATATCGATGCCAAGTTCAGAATCACCATGAATCAAACCGCAGAAGATTATTTGATTTATGATGCAGACGACATCGAAATTCAAAAATGGTTAACTAACAACAAAACAAAAGCACAATTAGTTCCTTTTTCATTAACTCAGGTTTTAGAACAAGGTGCTTATTTAAAAGATAACAACATAATAGCGATGATTAAAGAAGAAAACGTAACAATTCCAACTAACGAAATTGCTATAGAAGGAAAACATAATGTAAAAAATGCTATGGCAGCAACGTTAGTAGCGCAAATGATGCGTGTGCGTAAACAAACAATTCGCGAAAGCTTGTCGAATTTCGATGGCGTTCCTCATCGTTTAGAAAAAGTAAATCGTGTAAACAAAGTTTTATACATCAACGATTCTAAAGCGACTAATGTTAATGCAACTTATTTTGCTTTAGAAAGTGTGAATGCACCAACCATTTGGATTGTTGGAGGTGTGGACAAAGGAAATGATTACGACGAATTAATGTCGTTTGTAAACGAAAAAGTAAAAGCAATTATTTGTTTAGGATTAGATAACGAAAAAATCAAACATGCTTTTGCAAGTGTTGTGGATGTAATGTTAGAGGCAACTTCTATGAAAGATGCGGTTTCATTAGCTCACAAAATGTCTGAAGAAGGAGATACAGTTTTATTATCGCCTTGTTGCGCAAGTTTCGATCTTTTTAAAAGTTACGAAGATCGTGGAGATCAATTTAAAGAAGAAGTAAATAAATTATAA